The Brevinematia bacterium genome window below encodes:
- the aroF gene encoding 3-deoxy-7-phosphoheptulonate synthase, with the protein MIIVLKKDASEDDINRIVEKVRQHGLEAHISRGVEKIVIGVVGEDDKLMNVPIESLNNVEQVIRITKPYKLASRDFHPHNTIVDVGTVKIGSDEIAVIAGPCSVETSAQITYIAKEVKKYGANLLRGGAFKPRTSPYSFQGLGKEGLELLKLAKETTGLPIVTEVLDTRDVELVAEYADVLQVGTRNAQNFALLKELGKVRKPVLLKRGLAMKADEWVMSAEYIMSGGNYNVILCERGIRTFETATRNTLDINIIPAMKERTHLPIIIDPSHATGKARYVPDMALAAIAAGADGVMIEVHNDPENAWSDGDQSITPEQFGKLMEKIRAIAQIVGRKVPSLV; encoded by the coding sequence ATGATAATAGTTTTGAAAAAAGATGCTAGTGAAGATGACATTAACCGTATTGTAGAGAAGGTAAGACAACATGGACTTGAGGCTCATATATCAAGAGGTGTAGAGAAGATAGTCATAGGGGTAGTAGGAGAAGACGATAAGCTAATGAATGTTCCAATTGAAAGTCTTAACAATGTAGAGCAAGTAATAAGGATAACCAAGCCCTACAAACTGGCAAGTAGAGACTTTCACCCACATAACACGATAGTTGATGTAGGGACAGTCAAGATAGGTAGTGACGAAATTGCAGTAATAGCAGGCCCTTGTAGTGTTGAAACCTCTGCTCAGATAACTTACATAGCAAAGGAAGTAAAAAAATATGGTGCCAATCTTTTAAGAGGTGGTGCTTTTAAACCAAGAACATCTCCTTACTCTTTCCAAGGGCTAGGTAAAGAAGGTCTTGAATTACTCAAGTTAGCAAAAGAAACAACAGGACTACCGATAGTCACAGAAGTTCTTGATACAAGAGATGTGGAGTTAGTAGCGGAGTATGCTGATGTTCTCCAAGTAGGCACAAGAAATGCCCAAAACTTTGCATTGTTAAAAGAACTTGGAAAAGTGAGGAAACCTGTACTTCTGAAGAGAGGTCTTGCAATGAAAGCTGATGAGTGGGTTATGTCTGCAGAATATATCATGTCTGGTGGGAATTATAATGTGATTCTCTGCGAAAGAGGTATAAGAACCTTTGAAACGGCAACAAGGAATACATTAGATATAAACATCATTCCAGCTATGAAGGAAAGAACGCATCTTCCGATAATAATAGACCCAAGCCACGCAACCGGTAAAGCAAGATATGTTCCAGACATGGCACTGGCAGCTATAGCAGCTGGCGCAGATGGTGTAATGATAGAGGTCCATAATGACCCCGAAAACGCTTGGTCCGATGGAGATCAGTCAATAACTCCAGAACAGTTTGGTAAACTCATGGAAAAGATCAGAGCAATAGCCCAGATTGTCGGAAGAAAAGTCCCTTCTCTAGTTTAG
- the murC gene encoding UDP-N-acetylmuramate--L-alanine ligase, with protein sequence MWENLNKVFFVGIGGIGMSGLALILRAKGIQVIGSDRQESEKTQELAKIGIKTIIGHSAENITDDIDLVVYTNAVKEDNPEINEAKKKGIKVISRAELLAEIEKDYFSIGISGTHGKTTTTSMVSKVLLDAGFDPTISNGGNLPYIGGNARIGNSKYFVYEACEAFGSFLHFHPNIGVVTSVDNDHVAEYYKTMENVVSAFGTFINNVKEDGVVILNGDDPNTIEALSKSRRVGCITYGIREGNDIVADKIKLKSRTTEFDVYFKGNFATTLSINVPGIHNVYNSLAAFGVGMYLGIDFDTIAYSLRNFKNAERRFEVKYESENITIIDDYGHHPAEIKATLTSAKNLGKSEVIAIFQPHLWSRTSYLYRDFALALNIADKIIVTEVYGARESKMEGVSAKLIVDELTKMGRENDIFFAKTKDEAIGILSSIIKKDSAIVILGAGDINKIFSSILEKVYL encoded by the coding sequence ATGTGGGAAAACCTTAACAAAGTCTTCTTCGTAGGAATAGGCGGAATTGGGATGAGTGGTTTAGCCTTGATATTAAGAGCAAAGGGAATCCAAGTCATAGGCTCTGATAGACAAGAGAGCGAAAAAACTCAAGAACTTGCAAAGATTGGTATAAAAACAATAATTGGCCATAGCGCCGAAAACATTACTGATGATATAGATTTGGTAGTGTATACCAATGCAGTTAAAGAGGACAACCCAGAGATTAATGAAGCTAAGAAAAAAGGGATAAAAGTCATATCAAGAGCGGAACTACTAGCAGAGATAGAGAAAGATTATTTCTCAATAGGAATTTCTGGCACACATGGTAAGACAACTACAACTTCAATGGTATCAAAAGTTCTCCTAGACGCAGGTTTTGATCCTACAATATCTAACGGTGGTAACCTTCCCTACATAGGTGGAAACGCGAGGATAGGTAATAGCAAATACTTTGTATATGAAGCCTGTGAAGCTTTTGGAAGTTTTCTACACTTTCACCCTAATATTGGAGTTGTGACTAGTGTTGACAATGACCACGTTGCTGAATATTATAAAACTATGGAAAATGTGGTAAGTGCATTCGGCACGTTTATAAACAACGTCAAGGAAGATGGCGTGGTTATATTAAATGGAGACGATCCGAACACTATTGAGGCACTTTCAAAATCCCGCAGAGTCGGGTGTATTACCTACGGGATAAGAGAAGGAAATGATATAGTCGCAGACAAAATAAAACTCAAAAGTAGGACTACGGAATTTGATGTCTACTTTAAAGGTAATTTTGCAACTACACTCTCAATAAATGTTCCTGGCATTCACAATGTCTACAACTCTCTTGCTGCATTTGGTGTGGGAATGTACCTAGGAATTGATTTTGATACTATAGCTTACAGTCTGAGAAACTTCAAAAACGCTGAAAGAAGATTTGAAGTAAAATACGAAAGTGAAAATATCACGATAATTGATGATTATGGACACCATCCAGCAGAGATAAAAGCTACCCTAACTTCAGCTAAAAACCTAGGTAAAAGCGAGGTAATAGCTATCTTCCAACCACACCTGTGGTCAAGAACTAGCTACCTATACAGGGACTTTGCTCTAGCCCTAAATATAGCGGACAAAATAATTGTAACTGAAGTATACGGAGCCAGAGAATCAAAAATGGAAGGAGTTTCAGCAAAGCTAATAGTAGACGAGCTTACCAAAATGGGAAGAGAAAACGACATCTTCTTTGCAAAAACGAAGGATGAAGCTATAGGTATACTCTCATCTATCATTAAAAAGGACTCCGCAATAGTAATTCTAGGAGCGGGGGATATTAACAAAATATTCTCCTCCATCCTAGAAAAAGTCTATTTATGA